A stretch of DNA from Spirochaetaceae bacterium:
GTATTTAGTTACGTTAGAAGAGATTTTTTAACGGCAGAGGAAAGTCGTGATGAGTTCAATAACCACCACAGGCTTGGTAATAATCCGCCCACTACGACTACCAGTCTTGAAGATGAACATTTCGACGGCCGTTACCACTATACTATAATTGAAGGTATAGTGGAAAGTGTAAGGCACTTTATTTTAGCCGATGGCAGAGGGCAGTTTTTATACAATTCCAGTAATAGGTTGGTTTACCCGGTAGATGCTAATAATAACCCTTTAGCTAATACCATTAGCTGGCGTGGTATTAGAATTAGTGGCAGAAGGAGAGGTTAAATTTTAATTAACAACCTGTACCTTAAAGGTACAGGTTGTTATTGCCCCATAAAGCCATCTAATCGAATATTAGAACGAAAGCCAATAATATTTTGTTCTGTCAACACTATTCTTCCCCCCACTCCAATAGCCATTAAATAAGCATTGTTACTTACATCAAGGCTTGTTACTCCAGTTCCTATTATATTAATAGAAATTAATTCAGAATTATTATTTATATCAATATGAATTAATCTAGAATTACTACTCACATCAAGATGAGCTAAATTTATATTATGGCTTACATCAAGGCTGCTTAAACTATTCCAGTTTACACTAAGACTAGTTAAATTAGAAAGAGTGCTTATATCAAGATAAGCCAGATAATTCCAACCCAGCACAATATGTGTTAGATTAGGATTATAACCAAAATGAATACTGGTAAGTGAGTTACGAAGTGCCCCAATTGAAACTAAATTACTATTATTACTTACATCTATAGTTTCTAAATTATTAGAACTTACACCAATAATTTTTAAATTTATATTTTTATTTACGCATAAATTTGCTAATCGATTTCCGCCCATATTTATATTTATTAAATTAACATTGCCGCTTATATCTATATAATCTACAAGATTATTCTCTATTGACAGATTAGTTAGATTAGTTAGATTAGTTAAATTAGTCAGACTAGTTAATCTATTAAATCCTAAATTAAGGTGAGTTAATCCTATTAAGTATTCAATTCCAGTAGCATCGCCAATACCTCGACTTATAGCATTAAAAATTTCCACTCTAGCTAGTCTATCACTCAACGCCTGCCCAGTAAGGCTAGCGTCCCTTCCTAATACCTCCGCCACCACTCTTCTCAAATTCTCATCTGGGAACAAACTGGTCAGCGTAGCGTTAGCCGGCACCGGCAAGCCTTGCCCCTGTGCATTTATGGCTATTAGTAATAAAGCTATAGTTAATATTTTTTTCATAGTTTTAGTTTAGCATAGCTTGCGGTTAAAGTAAAGTTAAAATTTAAAAGTTTGGCCTGTGGGTATAACTTTGTGGTAAATATTTGGTAATTATAAATTGGTAGCTACTAGAGGGCGGCTTACCGCCCGTGTTAGACCTTTACTAATTAATAAAAGATAACCTTTAAGGTTATTTGACTATAACAAAATTTTAGCGTATAATGAGTAAAAATGAGTGAAATAAACTTTAAAGTAGGACAAAAAATAGTTTACCCCATGCAAGGCGTAGGCTTAGTTAAAGCTATCGAAGAACGGCTCTTTAAAGGCAAGCTAATGCCTTATTACAACATCTATTTAGAGTCGCTGGATATGACCAACCTTATACCCATAGATAAAGCCGCCGAGTTAGGTATTAGACCTATAGTGCCGGTTGAGGAAGCCGAAAAAGCCCTTAAAATTATCTCGGAAGATTTTGAGCCCTTAAGCGGCGATTGGAAGGCGCGTTACCAAGTAAACCACGATTTACTAAAGCAAGGTAATGTAATAGATATTGCCACTGTGGTTCGCGCTTTGTATCATCGCTCTAAAATTAAAGAGCTGCCTATCCTAGAGCGTAAGCTTTATGACGATGCCCTAAAACTGTTAATAGACGAAATTTCTTACAGTTTAGGTAAAAAGAAAAGCGAAGTAGAAGAAATAATTTTTAGTAAGCTGGAGCCCGCCGAAATTTTGCTTAACGATGATTGGCAAAATGAAGACGACTTTGATGACGAAGAGTAATTAAAAAATGCAGCGAATTGGGCTTGGTAACGATACGCACCGCCTAATAAAGGGGCGGCCTTTAATTATTGGCGGCATACATATCCCCTTTAAAAAAGGCAGCCTTGCTCATAGCGATGGCGATGTTTTATTGCATGCCTTAATAGATGCCTTGTTAGGAGCCTTAGCTTTAGGTGATATTGGCGAATTATTTCCCAATACCGACAGTAACCTTAAAGATATAAGCAGCGTAAATTTATTAAATAAAGTCCTTAGCTTGCCCGCTTTAAAAAATAGCGTTATTAATAATGTTGATTGTATCATCGAGCTCCAAGAACCAAAGCTTAGCCCTTACAAAGAAGCTATTAAAAAAAATTTGGCCGCTTTACTTAATTTACCTTTAACGGCAGTATCGGTTAAAGCCAAAACCGGCGAAAAATTAGATGCCGTAGGCAAAGGTAAAGCCATAAAAGCCTTAGTGGCCGTACAGGTGGTTTTATTGTATGAAAAATAATCCTAAGGTAAAACGTGCCCGCAATAAAAACCATTTATTATTTTACACCCCGCTCCGCAATGCTGTAGGATACTTTACGCCGCTGTTGGCCTTTATCCTTACCTTACCGGCCGTTATGGAGCAAGTTACCTTTGAAGAACTATTTATTTTTACCTTTGCCTTTTTTTTAGTAGCTTCGTTTTGTTTAACGGCTGTTATTCGGCCGCGTTTACGCCTGAGTAACTCGCATATTTTAATTTATCATTTAAAACGCGGACAAGTTACCAATATCTTTTTAAACAATATTAAATACCTTGCCATAAAAAAACAACGATTAATTATTGTAACTAAAAACGAATTAAATATAACTTTACCGGTTATCAGCAAAAAAAATAAAAAAATATTAGAAGAGCAGCTAACTAAAGCCAATATAGAAATATTAAATTTAAATAGAATAACTGATAATTAAGAATTAAGAAGTAAAAATTAAGGATTGAAAAATAAAATTTTTTACTTCTTAATTTTTATTTCTTAATTTTTAAGTTTTTTTTCAAAAACTATTGACATAACCGCATAAAAAAACTATGGTCATTATTAAAAAGTAAGCCCTAAAAAACAAAGATTCTTTGGTAATAAAGCTTGCTCTTTTATTAACTTAAAAGCTAGCCGCTAAAGCTGCTAATTTTATGATGTTTTTAACAGGAGAAGATACGGCATTGAAAGGAAGCGTTATTACTATTCAAAATGTCAGTAAGCATTTTGATGATTTTACGGCATTAGATAATGTTTCGCTCGAAATTAAAGCGGGCGAGTTTTTTTCTTTATTAGGCCCCTCCGGCTGCGGTAAAACTACGTTACTGCGCATGATTGGCGGTTTTGATAGCCCCACCAGCGGCGCTATCTACCTTGATGGTAAAAATTTAATAAGCCTGCCCGCCAATAAACGGCCCATTAACACCGTTTTTCAAAATTATGCTCTTTTTCCTCACCTTTCGGTGTACGAAAATATCGCCTTTCCGCTGCGTATGCGTAAAGAGAGCAACCAAATTATTAAAAGCAAAGTTGGCAAATACCTCGAGATGGTGCAGCTAACCGGCAAAGAAAATAGCAAGCCTAGCCAGTTATCGGGCGGGCAAAAGCAGCGTGTTTCCATTGCCCGGGCCTTAATCAGTGAACCTTCGGTGCTATTGCTTGATGAACCGCTTAGCGCCCTTGATGCCAAGCTGCGCCATAAAATGCTTATCGACCTTGATACTTTGCACGACCAAATTGGCATTACTTTTATTTTTGTAACCCACGACCAATCGGAGGCGTTGTCGGTCTCCGACCGCGTAGCGGTAATGAATCAGGGTGTGGTGCAGCAAATAGCCCCGCCGATGGAAATTTACGAACGGCCGGCCAACAGTTTTGTAGCCAGCTTTATCGGCGAAACCAATATTTTTAATTGCCGGGTTACCGCAGTAAACGATTTAATGGTTACCACACAGCACGAAGCGCTCGGCGAAATTAAAGTAACGGCTTACGCCGACGAACTGCCTAAGGTAGGTGATACCGTTAATATTAGCGTGCGTCCCGAAAAAATTAGGGCCGAACTATCTAACCCCAGCGGCAAAAAAGATATTAGTAAATATAATATTTTTCATGGCAAAGTACAAGACTTTATTTACACCGGCAGCGAAAGCCGCTGTTACATTAAACCCGATAAAGGCGATAAAATTATTAAAGTACTTAAGCCGCACTTACACTACCAAGAAGACGACGAACCGGAGGTAAGCTGGAGCGATGAGGTATATTTTTGGTGGCAAGCCAACGATGGTTATATAGTTGATATTACGGAGAAAGGTAATGCGTAAAAAATACGGCCTGTTATATAGCTCGCCCATTTTAATTTTTATGTCGCTCTTTTTTGTGGTACCGCTGCTCATTATTTTTTTATACAGCTTTCGTACCAATATGGTAGGCTCACCCACCAGCTATGGGCTAGATGCCTACCGTACCCTCTTTAGCCGCGACTTTATCTTAACCACCCTTAATACTTTGCGTATAAGTATTATTGCGGTAGCTATCGCTCTTTTTATTGCCTTGCCTTGCGCTTACTTTATGGTACGCAGCAGTAAAAAAACTTTACTGCTCTTTATCATTATTATCCCCTTTTGGACTAACTTTATTGTGCGCGTTTTTGCATGGCGGGCCATATTAGAGAGTAATGGCTTTATTAATATGCTTTTAGAGCGTTTAGGATTAATCAGCGAGCCTATTATCTTTTTATACAACCCGGTTGCTTTAATGGTAGTACTAGCCTATACTTATTTACCTTTAATGATATTGCCGCTTTACAGCACCATCGATAAATTTGATTTTTCGCTGCTGGAAGCCGCACGCGATTTAGGGTGCAGCCACAAAGCCGCCCTGCGTAAAATTATGATACCTAACATTATGCCCGGTATTTATGCCGCCATCTTATTTGCTTTTATGCCTATTTTTGGCAACTATATTGTGCCGGAGATGATTGGCGGCGGCCGCGAAGGCACCTTTATGTTAGGCCAGCGCGTGGCCAATGCCTTTTTCCGTGACCGTAACTGGGCGATACCATCGGCCTTTACCACCCTACTCTCCGGCGCAATGATGCTGGGAATTATCGCTTACAAACTTTGGCCGCATTTAACTAAAAAAGTAAAGGGGGTAACCAATGGCCGCAACACTTAGCACACCACGCGCTAAATTTTCGCGCATTATTTTTATTTTAACCGCTATCTTTTTACTGTTGCCTTTAGTTATTTTAGTAGCCACCAGCTTTAACGATGGCCGTAATAGCTGGACTTTTTTTAGCCTGCGCTGGTACCGTATTTTATTTACCAGCCGCCCCTTTTTGTGGGAGGCCTTTTTTAATAGTATTATTGTGGCCCTTATCTCGGCGGCTATTGCCACCATTATCGGCACAGCGGCAGCTATTGCCATTAATTGGTATAAATTTAAATTAAAAACTTATGTGCAGTCTGTAAACTTAATTGCTTTAGTTATGCCCGATATTGTCATCGGTTTAAGCCTTGCCATTTTATTTAGCTCGATGAGTTTAAATTTGGGGCTTTTTAACATTATTTTGGCGCACATTAGTTTTTGTATCCCCTTTGTAACCCTAATTGTGCTGGCGCGACTGGCCGAGTTTGATGTTAATTTATTAGAAGCCGCCGATGATTTGGGGGCTAACGAATGGCAAACTTTAAGCCGCGTTATTTTACCAATGATGGTGCCGGCGATTATTGCCAGTTTTATTACCGCCGTAACCTTAAGCCTTGAAGATTTTGTCGTAACCAGTTTTGTAGGGGCCGTTGGCAGTACCACTTTACCGGTGGCTATTAACAATGCTATTCGGCGCGACCCCGATGCCAACGTGGTTTATGCCCTATCGGTTATTATGATTGGCGGCACTATCTTATTGGCCTTTTGCAGTAAACGTTTTTTAAAACAATTAGTACAAAGGTGATTAACTGAAAGTTGAGAGTTGAAAACTGAAAATTATTTGCCATTGCGAGCCGCTTCTGCGCGGCACGGCAATCTAATAAAATTGAAGAGGGAGTAAGTTGATGAACGAAGTTATGCAATCAAAATATTTAACTGTAGAAGATTATTACAATTTACCCTACAAGGAAACTGCACGCAGCGAGCTAGAGCAAGGGTTGCTGCTTATGTCGCCCTCACCCAGCGGGAAACATCAACAAATATATTTTGGACTTGGCCGGCAGCTTCAGAATTATTTTGATAATAAAAGTTGTGTTGTTTTACCCGATTACGATGTACAGCTTTTTGAAGACGAAGATACTATTTATCAGCCCGATTTACTGGTACTATGCGATTTAAGCAAATATACCGACCAACGGATAATTGGCGCCCCCGATTTTATTATCGAGGTAGCTTCACCCGGTAGCGAAAAGAATGATTTAGGCAAAAAACGCCTTAATTACGAACGGGCCGGCGTAAAAGAGTATTGGGTAGTGCGTAATCCTTATTTAGTACACGTTTATTTACTCAATGATGGTAAATACACCGAAACCGTTTACCGTAACGAACAAATTATTAAAACCACCGTATTTGCCGATTTAGCAATCGATTTTATACCGCTACAAAATTTACGTTTTATTTAAAATTAAACTATATTTTATCGATAGGATTAAAAAATGAAAAAATTATTTATTTTATTTTTGGTAGCCTTTTTAGTCAGCTGCGGCGGCGGAGAAAGGCTTAACCTTTACAACTGGAGCTATTACATTCCCTTTGAAACTCTAGCCCAGTTTGAGCGTGAATATGGGGTGCGTATTAACCTTGATACGTACGACAGTAACGAAATGATGTACGCCCGCATAGCCGCCGGCAATGCCGGATTTGATATTGTCGTGCCTTCGGCCGATTTTACCGGTATTATGATAAGGCAAAATATGTTACAGCCTATTAATCACGAATGGCTGCCCAACTTTAACGGGATTAGCCCAAGCGTTATCGCCCAAATGCAAAGTTTCGACCCCGGCAACCGTTTTGCCGTGCCCTACTTTCAGGGAGCTACCGGCATTCACGTTAATACCAACTTTGTGCCCAACTTTGAAGAAAGCTGGTCTATCTTTAACCGCAGCGACCTGCGTAACCGTATGACTATGCTTAACGACCCGCGCGAAACGTTAGGAGCAGCTTTATTAAGTTTGGGCCTCAACGTAAATACCACCATTCCCAGCGAAATTACCGCTGCCCGCGATGTTGTTATGGGCTGGCGGCAAAACCTGCTAAAATTTGACAGCGAAACCTTTGGCAAAGATTTTGCCAGCCGCAGCACTTGGGTGGCGCACGGTTACGCCGAAGTGGTAATGAAAGAAATTGAAGGCGAAACCGGCATTGCCCACACCTTTTTTATCCCGCAAGAGGGTTCGGTGTTGTATCTGGATAGTTTGGTTATTTTACGGCAGTCGCAGCGTGCCGAACTAGCCCATCAATTTATGAACTTTTTACTAAGGCCCGATGTGCACGCTTTTATTGCCGATTACTTTTTTTACCCCGCTATTATCCCAGCCGCCAATAACTTGCGCACCACCGTGCCGCCTTACACCATAGAAGAAGCTTTGGCCAAAGGTAGCCAGCTTAAATTAGATGTTGGCGAGGCTATTACTTTGTACAATGAAGCATGGAACCAAATATTGGCCAATTAAAATACAAATTAATCTCCCTTTGCTGACACTAAGCTTGCAAATTGTATGGTAGTGGAAAAACCACCCTCTTTTTTGGGGGTGGTTTTAATTTTATCTTCAACCTAACCAAAAACCCTTATTTAATTAACATACAGTCGCCGTAGCTAAAAAATTTATATTGCTGCTCAATCGCTTCGCGGTAACCTTGCATAATTAAATCTTTCCCGGTAAAACATTGCACTAAGGCCAATAAAGTGCTTTCGGGGGTGTGAAAGTTGGTGAATAAAGCTTTAACTATTTTAAATTTATAATCGCCATAAATAAAAATATTGGTACTTTGGTTTCCGGCCTCTACGAAACCTTCGGGATTAGCAGCGCTTTCCAGCAGCCTTAAGCTGGTGGTACCAACGGCCACAATCGGCCGGCCTTCTTTAATGGCTTTATTGATGGCGGCGGCAGCTTCAGGACTAATTTCGTAATTTTCGCTGTGCATTTTATGATTGGTAATATTTTCTTCGCGGATAGGAGCAAACGTACCCAGCCCCACGTGTAAAGTTACAAAGGCTTGCTCAAAACCGTTAGCGGTAAGTTGGGTTAATATTTCGGGAGTAAAATGCAGACCGGCGGTGGGAGCAGCGGCGCTGCCCAACTTATCGGCATAAACAGTTTGATACCGCTCTGCATCACTTTTACTATCTTGCCGCTTAATATAAGGCGGCAGTGGTATATGTCCATAATTTTCTAAATAGTCATCTGTTAAATTATCAAATTGCACCAGCTTTAAGCCGGCGTCTTCTTCGGCAATGATTTGCCCCGTAACACCGCCTTCAAAGGTGTAGCTTTGACCAAGCTTTTGCCGGTTAGCTTTACTTACTAAACATAACCAACTATTATTCAATCTTTTTTGCAATAACAAAAATTCTATTTGTGCACCGTTAGCGCTTTGGCCAAAAAGGCGACCCTTGCGTACTTTACTATTATTAAATACTAATAAAGATTTAGCGGGCAAACAAGTTACTAAATTATTAAAATGATTATGTTGTAACAGTTTATTAGCACGGTCCACCACCAGCATACGGTCATCACCACGTTTATCACTGGGTTGATTGGCTATAAGATGTGCCGGCAGGTCAAAAAAAAGTTCACTTTTATTCATAGTTTACTATAGCATAAATAAAGATTTAGTGAAACCA
This window harbors:
- a CDS encoding CarD family transcriptional regulator; the encoded protein is MSEINFKVGQKIVYPMQGVGLVKAIEERLFKGKLMPYYNIYLESLDMTNLIPIDKAAELGIRPIVPVEEAEKALKIISEDFEPLSGDWKARYQVNHDLLKQGNVIDIATVVRALYHRSKIKELPILERKLYDDALKLLIDEISYSLGKKKSEVEEIIFSKLEPAEILLNDDWQNEDDFDDEE
- the ispF gene encoding 2-C-methyl-D-erythritol 2,4-cyclodiphosphate synthase, translated to MQRIGLGNDTHRLIKGRPLIIGGIHIPFKKGSLAHSDGDVLLHALIDALLGALALGDIGELFPNTDSNLKDISSVNLLNKVLSLPALKNSVINNVDCIIELQEPKLSPYKEAIKKNLAALLNLPLTAVSVKAKTGEKLDAVGKGKAIKALVAVQVVLLYEK
- a CDS encoding ABC transporter ATP-binding protein, with amino-acid sequence MKGSVITIQNVSKHFDDFTALDNVSLEIKAGEFFSLLGPSGCGKTTLLRMIGGFDSPTSGAIYLDGKNLISLPANKRPINTVFQNYALFPHLSVYENIAFPLRMRKESNQIIKSKVGKYLEMVQLTGKENSKPSQLSGGQKQRVSIARALISEPSVLLLDEPLSALDAKLRHKMLIDLDTLHDQIGITFIFVTHDQSEALSVSDRVAVMNQGVVQQIAPPMEIYERPANSFVASFIGETNIFNCRVTAVNDLMVTTQHEALGEIKVTAYADELPKVGDTVNISVRPEKIRAELSNPSGKKDISKYNIFHGKVQDFIYTGSESRCYIKPDKGDKIIKVLKPHLHYQEDDEPEVSWSDEVYFWWQANDGYIVDITEKGNA
- a CDS encoding ABC transporter permease, which translates into the protein MRKKYGLLYSSPILIFMSLFFVVPLLIIFLYSFRTNMVGSPTSYGLDAYRTLFSRDFILTTLNTLRISIIAVAIALFIALPCAYFMVRSSKKTLLLFIIIIPFWTNFIVRVFAWRAILESNGFINMLLERLGLISEPIIFLYNPVALMVVLAYTYLPLMILPLYSTIDKFDFSLLEAARDLGCSHKAALRKIMIPNIMPGIYAAILFAFMPIFGNYIVPEMIGGGREGTFMLGQRVANAFFRDRNWAIPSAFTTLLSGAMMLGIIAYKLWPHLTKKVKGVTNGRNT
- a CDS encoding ABC transporter permease — its product is MAATLSTPRAKFSRIIFILTAIFLLLPLVILVATSFNDGRNSWTFFSLRWYRILFTSRPFLWEAFFNSIIVALISAAIATIIGTAAAIAINWYKFKLKTYVQSVNLIALVMPDIVIGLSLAILFSSMSLNLGLFNIILAHISFCIPFVTLIVLARLAEFDVNLLEAADDLGANEWQTLSRVILPMMVPAIIASFITAVTLSLEDFVVTSFVGAVGSTTLPVAINNAIRRDPDANVVYALSVIMIGGTILLAFCSKRFLKQLVQR
- a CDS encoding Uma2 family endonuclease; this translates as MNEVMQSKYLTVEDYYNLPYKETARSELEQGLLLMSPSPSGKHQQIYFGLGRQLQNYFDNKSCVVLPDYDVQLFEDEDTIYQPDLLVLCDLSKYTDQRIIGAPDFIIEVASPGSEKNDLGKKRLNYERAGVKEYWVVRNPYLVHVYLLNDGKYTETVYRNEQIIKTTVFADLAIDFIPLQNLRFI
- a CDS encoding extracellular solute-binding protein; amino-acid sequence: MKKLFILFLVAFLVSCGGGERLNLYNWSYYIPFETLAQFEREYGVRINLDTYDSNEMMYARIAAGNAGFDIVVPSADFTGIMIRQNMLQPINHEWLPNFNGISPSVIAQMQSFDPGNRFAVPYFQGATGIHVNTNFVPNFEESWSIFNRSDLRNRMTMLNDPRETLGAALLSLGLNVNTTIPSEITAARDVVMGWRQNLLKFDSETFGKDFASRSTWVAHGYAEVVMKEIEGETGIAHTFFIPQEGSVLYLDSLVILRQSQRAELAHQFMNFLLRPDVHAFIADYFFYPAIIPAANNLRTTVPPYTIEEALAKGSQLKLDVGEAITLYNEAWNQILAN
- the queA gene encoding tRNA preQ1(34) S-adenosylmethionine ribosyltransferase-isomerase QueA, which encodes MNKSELFFDLPAHLIANQPSDKRGDDRMLVVDRANKLLQHNHFNNLVTCLPAKSLLVFNNSKVRKGRLFGQSANGAQIEFLLLQKRLNNSWLCLVSKANRQKLGQSYTFEGGVTGQIIAEEDAGLKLVQFDNLTDDYLENYGHIPLPPYIKRQDSKSDAERYQTVYADKLGSAAAPTAGLHFTPEILTQLTANGFEQAFVTLHVGLGTFAPIREENITNHKMHSENYEISPEAAAAINKAIKEGRPIVAVGTTSLRLLESAANPEGFVEAGNQSTNIFIYGDYKFKIVKALFTNFHTPESTLLALVQCFTGKDLIMQGYREAIEQQYKFFSYGDCMLIK